One window of bacterium genomic DNA carries:
- a CDS encoding UDP-3-O-acyl-N-acetylglucosamine deacetylase yields the protein MPYQNTIKSKIELTGAGLHSGAPVSLVIRPAGAGEGIRILRTDLDPVVEIPARVDFVTETTLATVLGAKGASVSTVEHCLAALRALGVDNAVIEIDGPEFPILDGSAAPYVEKVREAGLRALSAPRKYLKIKKPVRVECKDKFCILRPYDGFAITYSIDFEGSFPGAQHYYIEVNGDSFEKELCRARTFGFLGDVEKLKAIGKARGASLENAIALHEGKVVNPEGLRMPGEMVRHKILDAVGDLALAGYPIEGHLIVHKGGHEMHRRVLAALLANPDAWSLETAVQEVKVIRPRVFESRELLVALVG from the coding sequence ATGCCTTACCAGAATACGATAAAAAGCAAAATCGAGCTGACCGGCGCCGGGCTCCATTCGGGCGCTCCGGTAAGCCTCGTCATACGTCCGGCGGGCGCGGGCGAAGGGATACGGATTCTCCGCACCGACCTCGACCCCGTCGTCGAAATACCCGCCCGCGTTGACTTCGTGACCGAGACCACCCTGGCCACAGTCCTCGGCGCGAAGGGCGCTTCGGTCTCCACCGTCGAGCACTGTCTCGCGGCGCTTCGGGCGCTGGGCGTAGACAACGCCGTAATCGAGATAGACGGCCCCGAATTCCCCATTCTGGACGGCAGCGCCGCCCCCTACGTCGAAAAGGTCCGCGAAGCCGGTCTCCGCGCCCTCTCCGCCCCGAGGAAATACCTCAAAATCAAAAAGCCGGTGAGGGTCGAGTGCAAGGACAAGTTCTGCATCCTTCGCCCCTACGACGGCTTCGCGATAACCTACTCCATAGATTTCGAGGGCTCCTTCCCCGGCGCCCAGCACTACTATATAGAGGTCAACGGCGACTCCTTCGAGAAGGAGCTTTGCCGGGCTCGCACCTTCGGCTTTCTGGGCGACGTCGAGAAGCTGAAGGCGATCGGCAAGGCGCGCGGCGCCAGCCTCGAAAACGCTATCGCCCTTCACGAGGGCAAGGTGGTCAATCCCGAGGGGCTAAGGATGCCCGGCGAGATGGTGCGTCACAAGATACTCGACGCCGTGGGCGACCTCGCCCTTGCGGGCTACCCCATCGAAGGACACCTGATCGTCCACAAGGGCGGCCACGAGATGCACAGAAGGGTGCTCGCGGCCCTTCTCGCCAACCCCGATGCGTGGTCGCTGGAGACGGCGGTGCAAGAG